The Epinephelus lanceolatus isolate andai-2023 chromosome 1, ASM4190304v1, whole genome shotgun sequence genome has a window encoding:
- the LOC117257367 gene encoding neoverrucotoxin subunit beta-like codes for MASDMMAAAALGRPFTLGMLYDARKDEVIPGFRLWDGKALQERITESPQRSSAFAISASDSIESKSSLLKVDASLKASFMCGLFEVEGSAEYLNDKKKFKNQSRVTFQYKATTHFKELSLTHLSVMNPQQINVIKKGLATHVVTGILYGANAFFVFDSEKLEASSVRDKEVKMKAVIQKIPDFNIQGKVDIKLTEAEKALTQTFSCKFYGDFILESNPATFEEAVKTYAQLPKLLGQNGENAVPVKVWLMPLKNLDSEAAELTSGISVGLVRKAQDTLEDLREIGIRCNDSQEDRVVEKFQHIQEELSTFQKLCGDYVCKLQNTMAEKLPSIREGKEDERSVEQLFEDRDKSLFSHDKLSKWLDRKEREINVIRSCVDTMEGAKVVLNQSELDREILAPGVEHVLCFVFTSMKRGDTLNSPKMGSTDEEQWYSSDGVVMKMRKKAKAFRDLAKALKKNSRFCFLVAAIENKKYTGATIYHYKDGILDTEDFSKPDLPDVETITDRRDLIWYACDLTLDPNTANNYITLSEGNKKATCGAWQTYPDHPERFSKYPQALCKEKLNKRHYWEVELSTGSIESSYVAASYKRIERKGSGPESVFGSNTISWTFGQYLSSKIRSLRAWHDGMVWEIPFPSSCCNVIGVFLDWPAGTMSFYRVSSNTLSHLYTFHNTFTEPVYPGIWANKYNNFVYLRPVE; via the exons ATGGCCTCAGATATGATGGCGGCTGCGGCCCTGGGTCGACCTTTCACCCTAGGAATGCTCTATGACGCGCGTAAAGATGAAGTGATCCCAG GTTTTAGACTGTGGGACGGTAAAGCTCTACAGGAGAGGATAACTGAAAGTCCTCAGCGCAGCAGTGCCTTTGCCATTTCTGCATCTGACTCCATTGAATCCAAGTCCTCTCTGCTGAAGGTCGATGCTTCTCTGAAGGCCAGTTTCATGTGTGGACTGTTTGAAGTGGAGGGATCTGCTGAGTATCTGAATGACAAGAAGAAATTTAAGAATCAGAGCAGAGTGACGTTTCAGTACAAAGCTACCACCCACTTCAAGGAGCTGTCACTGACACACCTTTCAGTTATGAACCCACAACAGATAAATGTCATTAAGAAGGGCTTGGCAACACATGTAGTCACGGGCATCCTTTATGGAGCAAATGCTTTCTTTGTATTTGACAGTGAGAAGCTAGAAGCCAGCAGCGTCAGGGACAAAGAGgtcaaaatgaaagctgtgaTACAGAAGATTCCTGATTTTAATATTCAGGGAAAAGTTGACATCAAGCTGACTGAAGCAGAAAAAGCCCTGACCCAGACTTTCTCCTGTAAATTCTACGGAGACTTCATTCTTGAAAGCAATCCTGCAACATTTGAAGAGGCAGTGAAGACCTACGCACAACTGCCAAAGCTACTGGGGCAAAATGGAGAGAATGCGGTTCCAGTGAAGGTCTGGCTGATGCCGTTGAAGAATTtggactctgaggctgctgagctGACGAGTGGGATCAGCGTTGGACTGGTGAGGAAGGCTCAGGACACCCTGGAAGATTTGAGGGAAATAGGAATCAGATGCAACGATTCTCAGGAAGACAGAGTGGTGGAGAAGTTTCAACACATTCAAGAAGAGTTAAGCACTTTCCAAAAACTGTGTGGCGATTACGTATGTAAACTCCAGAACACAATGGCAGAGAAACTTCCCTCTATCCGTGAGGGTAAAGAAGATGAGAGATCAGTTGAACAGCTCTTTGAAGACAGAGACAAGTCACTGTTCAGTCATGACAAACTAAGCAAGTGGCTGGATcgcaaagagagagagattaacGTCATCAGATCCTGTGTGGACACCATGGAGGGAGCAAAGGTCGTCCTGAATCAGTCCGAGCTGGACAGAGAGATTCTGGCTCCAGGTGTAGAGCACGTTCTGTGCTTTGTTTTCACCTCCATGAAAAGGGGTGACACCTTAAACTCACCGAAAATGGGAAGTACTGATGAAGAGCAGTGGTACTCCTCAGATGGTGTTgtgatgaaaatgagaaaaaaagccAAAGCTTTCAGGGACCTCGCCAAAGCACTGAAGAAAAACAGTAGATTCTGTTTCCTTGTTGCAGCCatagaaaataagaaatacaCAGGAGCAACAATCTACCACTACAAGGACGGCATTCTGGACACTGAGGATTTTTCAAAGCCTGACCTCCCTGATGTGGAGACCATCACTGACAGAAGAGATCTGATCTGGT ATGCCTGCGATCTCACCCTGGACCCGAACACTGCAAACAACTACATCACTCTGTCCGAGGGCAACAAGAAGGCAACGTGTGGAGCATGGCAGACATATCCTGATCACCCAGAGAGGTTCAGTAAATACCCTCAGGCGCTGTGCAAAGAGAAGTTAAATAAGCGCCATTACTGGGAGGTAGAGTTGAGCACTGGTTCCATTGAATCTTCTTATGTCGCTGCTTCGTACAAGAGAATTGAAAGAAAAGGAAGCGGCCCAGAGAGCGTCTTTGGATCTAATACCATATCGTGGACTTTTGGCCAATATTTATCATCTAAAATACGCTCACTTAGGGCGTGGCATGATGGTATGGTGTGGGAAATTCCTTTTCCCTCAAGCTGCTGCAATGTAATTGGGGTGTTTCTGGACTGGCCTGCTGGCACTATGTCCTTCTACAGAGTCTCTTCTAACACACTGAGTCACCTCTACACCTTCCACAACACATTCACTGAGCCTGTTTACCCCGGCATCTGGGCTAATAAATATAACAATTTTGTGTACCTGCGTCCAGTTGAATAA